The following coding sequences lie in one Lolium perenne isolate Kyuss_39 chromosome 2, Kyuss_2.0, whole genome shotgun sequence genomic window:
- the LOC127328295 gene encoding peroxidase-like has protein sequence MGSEEGPGARNIRERASVRAEVWCDASSHPCARRPHRTVRTWDAYVERFFRGGGTLPLASKTRRDCRLHFHHCFVDCHGQYVPLGRRDSTSATGNTGDLPGPGSSLAQLQAAFAKKNLNTVDMVALSGAHTIGRAQCQNFRSRIYGGDTNINAAFATSLKANCPQSGGNGNLAALDATTANAFDNAYYTNLLSQKGLLHSDQVLFNNATTDNTVRNFASSGAAFSSAFATAMVKMGNISPLTGTQGQIRLSCSKVNS, from the exons ATGGGGAGTGAAGAAGGG CCTGGCGCGCGAAATATCCGGGAGCGTGCGTCCGTGCGTGCAGAGGTATGGTGCGACGCGTCTTCTCATCCATGCGCGCGTCGCCCACACCGTACCGTACGTACCTGGGACGCGTACGTGGAACGGTTCTTCCGGGGAGGAGGGACTCTACCACTTGCAAGCAAGACGCGGCGTGACTGCCGGCTGCACTTCCACCACTGCTTTGTTGACTGTCATGGACAGTACGTTCCTCTCGGCAGACGGGACTCGACGAGCGCAACCGGGAATACCGGGGACCTCCCGGGCCCTGGCTCCAGCCTCGCACAGCTCCAGGCCGCGTTCGCCAAGAAGAACCTCAACACCGTGGACATGGTGGCGCTCTCCGGCGCGCACACCATCGGCCGGGCGCAGTGCCAGAACTTCCGCTCGCGGATCTACGGCGGCGACACCAACATCAACGCCGCCTTCGCCACCTCGCTCAAGGCCAACTGCCCGCAGTCCGGCGGCAACGGCAACCTGGCGGCGCTCGACGCCACCACCGCCAACGCCTTCGACAACGCCTACTACACCAACCTGCTCTCCCAGAAGGGGCTCCTCCACTCCGACCAGGTGCTCTTCAACAACGCCACCACCGACAACACCGTCAGGAACTTCGCGTCCAGCGGGGCGGCCTTCAGCAGCGCCTTCGCCACGGCCATGGTCAAGATGGGCAACATCTCGCCGCTCACAGGGACGCAGGGCCAGATCAGGCTCAGCTGCTCCAAGGTGAACTCGTGA
- the LOC127331515 gene encoding peroxidase, translating into MASASCISLVLLVALAATAASAQLSSTFYDTSCPRALATIKSGVAAAVSSNPRMGASLLRLHFHDCFVNGCDASVLLSGNEQNAPANAGSLFGFGVIDNIKTQIEGICKQTVSCADILTVAARDSVVALGGPSWTVPLGRRDSTSATGNTGDLPGPGSSLAQLQAAFAKKNLNTVDMVALSGAHTIGRAQCQNFRSRIYGGDTNINAAFATSLKANCPQSGGNGNLAALDATTANAFDNAYYTNLLSQKGLLHSDQVLFNNATTDNTVRNFASSGAAFSSAFATAMVKMGNISPLTGTQGQIRLSCSKVNS; encoded by the exons ATGGCATCTGCCTCTTGCATTTCTTTGGTGTTGCTGGTGGCCCTGGCAGCCACGGCGGCGTCGGCGCAGCTGTCGTCGACGTTCTACGACACGTCGTGCCCCAGGGCCCTGGCCACCATCAAGAGCGGCGTGGCGGCCGCAGTGAGCAGCAACCCCCGCATGGGCGCGTCGCTGCTCAGGCTGCACTTCCACGACTGCTTTGTTAAC GGCTGTGACGCGTCCGTTCTGCTGTCGGGCAACGAGCAGAACGCGCCTGCGAACGCCGGTTCGCTGTTTGGCTTCGGCGTCATCGACAACATCAAGACCCAGATCGAGGGTATCTGCAAGCAGACCGTCTCCTGCGCCGACATCCTCACCGTCGCCGCCCGTGACTCTGTCGTCGCC CTCGGCGGCCCGTCATGGACAGTTCCTCTCGGCAGGCGGGACTCCACGAGCGCAACCGGGAATACCGGGGACCTCCCGGGCCCTGGCTCCAGCCTCGCACAGCTCCAGGCCGCGTTTGCCAAGAAGAACCTGAACACCGTGGACATGGTGGCGCTCTCCGGCGCGCACACCATCGGCCGGGCGCAGTGCCAGAACTTCCGCTCGCGGATCTACGGCGGCGACACCAACATCAACGCCGCCTTCGCCACCTCGCTCAAGGCCAACTGCCCGCAGTCCGGCGGCAACGGCAACCTGGCGGCGCTGGACGCCACGACCGCCAACGCCTTCGACAACGCCTACTACACCAACCTGCTCTCCCAGAAGGGGCTCCTCCATTCCGACCAGGTGCTCTTCAACAACGCCACCACCGACAACACCGTCAGGAACTTCGCGTCCAGCGGGGCGGCCTTCAGCAGCGCCTTCGCCACGGCCATGGTCAAGATGGGCAACATCTCGCCGCTCACAGGGACGCAGGGCCAGATCAGGCTCAGCTGCTCCAAGGTGAACTCGTGA